GCTACTTTGCTTGGACCTGTCATGGTATCTTTCTTTACAATAATTTCTACTTTGATAATTTGACATGTTGAAAAATTAATCTACAATGAGGTAGGaaataattaaaacttttatcatTTAAACTTCCACTGACATGCTCTCTTTCTAACAGGCCTATGTTACTGAAAATTTCCGAGAAGAACACCAATCTCTTGGACTTTCAACTGTAAGATCCTCACAATTCTTTCGTCTATGAATAACTTTCTTTTCAGATTAAAATTTGTGTCCAATAATATTTCtcattttaaagttttaatgtagTATTAGTTAATTGCTTCTAATGTTGTCCTTACTGTGTTGATCTCCATCAACTTGTAATAATAATTTAACAATTTACTAAGCATTACATGTGTTACAACAACCCTTAATTCCCTTACATTTTGAAGTTTCGGTATTTTTAGAATACATACGAAAATTTAGGTTTAAATTTATGTAGTTTTGAATCTACCAAAATTTAAAACGTAAACTATTAGAGTTGCTTTTATTGTACGGAGGAAGTATCAATTTTGAGTTTTGAGATTTTTCAACAATGTACCTTGATCATGCATGTGCTTCAAATTTATGTGTAGTTcattgtgtaacaccctaatattcaactccttatactcgagtcataagtcaatgatattacggtagttggtgcacgaaattgtgatgtccaggctcaagcaatccctggcaacgtgagcaacttggtacgcgtaatcgtgattatgctttaattatgtaaaattcatggctctttctttccctggtaatggcgccaagaacatagTGCCAATACCAtagttcacaacttcgatacaactaaccagcaagtgcactgggtcgtccaagtaataccttacgtgagtaagggtcgaatcccacggagattgttggtatgaagcaagctatggtcaccttgcaaatctcagttaggcagatataaattgataatgatgttttcgaataatatataataaaatagggatagaggtacttatgtaaatcattggtaggaatttcagataagcgaatggagatgcttttcgttcctctgaacctctgctttcctgctatcttcatccaatcagtcttactcctttccatggctggctttatgtgatacatcaccactgtcaatggctacttttaaagtatggactattatatattgctggaaagctctggatgtctaatttccaacgcaattgaaagcgcgccatttcgagttctgtagctccagaaaatccactttgagtgcagggaggtcagaatccaacagcatcagcagtccttcttcaacctctgaatcagatttttgctcaagtccctcaatttcagccagaaaatacctgaaatcacagaaaaacacacaaactcatagtaaagtccagaaatgtgaatttaacataaaaactaatgaaaacatccctaaaagtaactagatcctactaaaaacatactaaaaacaatgccaaaaagcgtataaattatccgctcatcagtagtacgactctcaggtagatttttaatatataattataagtaaaattgaagggagtattaatcgagaagcctgaaattGAGTAAAATAAAATCGCAAAGTCGTATCGCTCACGTATCGATAACttaaagataaagcgtgaagtcgaagGCGATACACAAATAAAGGCATCAAGGAGAGTAAGAGAAggacagtatatagatatataacataagtaaatagccactagttgcGACCCGCAAAGTTTAGGCTGGCTAggatacagtatgaaagtagttgacaacagtatttcctaatctctcccaaacgAAACatataagagcctctataggtaagttcaaaagagttcaatacataatataagcgtttcaaaacaaaggtggagagattctaagcaaaatataaagtagagaatataaagatcttcacagtctctcagatgaaccatagCTCACTTCTAaacacctggacctgtatctgaaaaacaagagatatatacggaatgagaactcccGACCTATGGGCTCCCAatatggtaaaagtgccaaataaatacaatgcattgtaataaaaactcactaagcatcctaaacttcatTTCACCcaatattcatcctatgttctcgttaatccatgaataggcaactgtcataagccaaaccatcaccagttattttgtctcagcaattctatatcaatacttcatatcctcacctggagcaagtgaaatcacttcaatACGTCTATCCAGGGAGCTCATATGATCTCAttatcaacctggagcaagtgaaatcacttcactgcgtctatccagggaactcaaattatctcattcaataatcatcattttaaattaatcatatcattatttcatttcaacaagaacagccctcagcgtcaactgacaccagcatgagggacctctcaattgtacaaacacaatcaatacagacaagtaatacacaattaaggtacaagtagaacagatagcatatagtcaggtaacatagcatatataatATAACAATTCAAACAAATAgacaaacccaaacaattcaaatatatacaaatgatgtatgcctaccctatggctgatgagtctcatctgtcggttataaagccaacccgacaagtcctggtagctaaccattggactgtccctctgtcgtgcatccccaactcgagttattcacaatcataatcataatcacacaacacccacactagtgtttatccacgggggcaagctcatccgaaactttcacagtgtccggccacacttacgacatagggtcagcagaatctcggatctcaacctggagcaagtggagccgacccactgcatctacccaaggaaatcCGAGACTCAGATAGTTTCAATCTCAAATCATACTGCGTCTACCCCAGGAGTCTCAAAActaaacccggagcaagtggaatcactccactgcatctacccaggcaggtatgtCTCACCACATCTcggagcaagtggatcaatgccactgcatctacccaagcaggtatatctcaccacatcttgtagcaagtgggacgaaaccacaacccttgcgtctactcggggagcctctatactaaccaacctggagcaagtggggcgcaaccacaacccttgcatctacccaggaggtacgttctcatatgcccatgAGGAACCAAgaaggggatcctaacctcccaccatctcactgggggcgattttacaataccaggaagaACAAGGAAGGGCATCCTCACCTTCCTCCTTttctctggggtcgcactttcgataagagagctcaagataaaacaatcattcaaagtcatattttcattttcagccataaatcaatatttatcatagctATCCGACTCATAACATAACCCATAACCAGCTaataatcattattaaatacATCCCTTCGGCTCACGGCATGCACCGAacttccatcatcaccctcagTAACTCATATaatcatcattactcatcattcatcattgattctcactttacttTATCCAAaagttaccacatgtcctagcttcttttcattactaggtatactataaagatttaggatttagaggatgaaaatggaggcttagaagtctggaattcggctttaaaaactcaaaaataaacttttgctgaaaacagggtcacgcgtgcgcgtcgcacacgcgcacgcgtggaagtcaGAAAAATAaagtgacgcgtgcacgtcacccatgcgcacgcgtggatggcagaGAAGTAaggtgacgcgtgtgcgtcagccacgcgtatgcgtgggtgcattttgtgctcctcgcacaaaaccaaCACAATTCCAGtgcaactctctggattttctacGGGGCATTTGCATCAgtgcagtgacgcgtacgcatcggccAGTCGCACGCGTGAGTGAGTAAAAATCGAGACTGACGCGTGCGTGTGGAAGCACAATATTCCAaaatttttactaagttaaaaagatgcagaattacattttcaaaccccaaacttcaaacacacataacttcttctacaaaattcctttttcaaccatttctgaaccgttggaaagatcgttgaataaactttcataaaaatccaattttgaagaattccaaactcCGTGAACCGAGTTACGGACCGCCAAATTTGgtaaaaaaatcagtttttacccaaaaatagaaatcaccaatttttccaatgttcacaagccaaattcatttctaCTCATCCAAACGACCACAActcaaccacattcacataattacactcaaccaaaaccaaacctacctcatctacacaatttcacccaaaaccatcaaattccacacctcaatttctcaaaccttattattcaataatcaaccaattattcacacattcaatatctaaaatccatccaatctcttatatcatcacacaatacacacatcaacttaccttccttacctctttccggcctccggcccaaaattcacggcctccgacccaaattcacaatttaaatgcatattccacaaaccaatattcatcatatccaattcatcaaatcctcaacacaccaaacatacaaattcacacaattcacaaccaaatcattaatttacattacacactacaagaaaacaagctttttgctacgcttttaaagcgtggcgaaaagtccAAAAAAGCATAGCGATAGCTTTTTGCGacgctttttgagctactggcacgcttttgaaagggtcacaaccGCAagggtgccggttgctctattgctacgcttttggtgacctatcaCCACGTTTTTTTTGCCATGCTTTTAaagatcgccacgctttaaaagggtGGCCATATGTGTcaaatatggctacgcttttaaagcgtgccaatagctgTGAGATacagctacgcttttaaagcgtggctattGATGATACTGTACattatggctacgcttttaaagcgtgccaatagaggTTTATATGGCTAcgctgagagagagagagagagagagagagagagagagagagagagagcccaAACTTGTCGGTTTTCATTAGAATAAGCTTGCTTTTGAATGAAACATGACTAGACAAAGCTCTATTCATACAAGAAATCAAAGCTCTATGGAGAATCACGATAAAACTATGGGACATAGTCCCAGCTTTAAAATTATCCAGCAACAAATGACAAAACTTCTTCTCATTGCGTCTTAGTTGTATCCCTTCATTTTATGGGTACAACACTATATCAATACTTAATGAAGAAATATATTTGCATTAGACACTAAAATAGTTAATGAGAATATCCGCACAAGCAATTTCTTCTGCAGAGCAAATAACATGAAGTGCATCTTCTAGACAACAGTTTTCAGGTGTCCTCATTATCTGTTTCATAGTATCAAATCTCAAATAATACTTTGTCATTAGCCTCCCAGGATCTGCAGTAGAAAAGGAAATATCAGCAACCAGTTTGGATTCTAATTTCTGTAAATATAGCATGATAATAAATTATACTTGAAGATAACATACCTAATGGGCTCAAGAGGAAACCATCTTCATCAATCTCTACCATTTGGTGCTGAGATAACTCGTTAACTTTCTTAACACAAATATCTAACATAACATAGCTTCAATAATTAATAAAGGGAAataggagaaaaacaaaaaccTTGGAGAAAGAGAGGGATAAAAATAGAAAGCTATAAGCTCAACTGCAGGACAACAATTGCACCTTGAACATGCTTCACTAAACGATCACCAGAAATTCCTTTCTTAATTGAATAGTTCTCAGGGTTCTGCTTGCAGATAAAAATTTTCATCAGACCAAATTGGAGAAACTCAATGATAAATCTAAAAGACATTCTTAATTACATACCTTTTTCATTCTAACATACAAGTATGAGCATTGCAACCACTTAATTGCTTTTGTAATATCAGTTACTGTCAATTGAACTATTTCCACAAGTAAATGTTCTGTCACACATGGAAGCAATCTATTTGAAGAAAATATCATAATGAGAAACCACCGTAAATGTAGGGTGTTTACATAACAGGATCAACATGACCATAATATCTTTCTTCAACTGAGAAAGAGGCAGCCTTACTGTGATTCCACTACTTCACATCCATTTAAGAGATTCTCATACAAATGAACCTGAAATAAAAATAGTAAATTGAATTTTGGGAGAGTAAAAGTGAAAAAAAGCATTATATAGGACAATAACACATAGAAGTGATCACTCAAAGGATTAAGAGAAGGAGGACAATAAAAAATGCATGTGAATGTAGCTCGGTTCACCATTTCCCTCCTTGTCATGATTATAACCAAGCCTGTATCATCAAATGGTGGTCACCTTGCCCTTCCACACATCTGTGCAATAAAATTTTACCCCAAATATTATATTAGCAATCCAATAGTGGGACAACATAACACTGAAAAATCCTCAAGAATTGACTTCCCCCACCTTTACCATTTTTGGAAACAAACCTTCTCAAATAGAAAGTCATTATTGGCTGGGGCATAGCCTGCATAAATTTAATAGTACAACAAATTTGCACATGTCAAAATAATATCAATGATTATGAGCCAAGACAATAACCACTATACATCACTTTCCTAAAGAAAAATATAGCTAAGTATCCAACTTGACTGTATAGATATGATAATACGATATGATAAATAcagaatgataaaaaataaatttatagatGGCTACATCCTTTTTATTTGCATACCAAATACTTTGGTTGTCAGCTTTACTGGCCTCATTTCTTCCCCAAATCTGtgattattcaaaagaaaatagtATTTTCTCTGGGTATTGGCTTTCAACATTATACAACACACTACCTTATGGATGTGATGGTAAAACCTACCTTTTAAACCCTTCCTCAAGAACCTTAATCCACTCAGCTGCAACAGTATGTATATTGTGTTAAAATTTTTCAACTTTTAGGTTTACATATTATATTCGTAACTCTTGTGATGAAatcaattaaaacaaaaattaccTAGATCTTCAATATTTGGAATTGTGGCTGACACAGCAACCAAGCGCACCTGATCAAGATGATTTAGTTTCATTTTTGGATTGCAAGAAACGATCTTTATTATGCTAACAATCGCTTCCAATGCTGCTCCACGTGGATCATTCAACAGATGGACTTCATCAATAAGTAGAAGTGCGATGTCACTGAAAAAGCTTAAGCCACCACCTTCTATGCCATAGCATGACGTTGCATTAAATTTCTATTCATACGAAAAGAAGTCAACTTCACCACTTGATAGCTGATATCTAGTGAACTATAAATATTCAGTGACCCTACTGCTTGTGCGTGTGTGAATGTAACTCTGCAACGATCCCAACTAAAGTTAAACAATACCAGGAAAAAGACAATGAAATGACATTATTTTTGAAAAGCCAATGAGGGAATCCTACCTTATGACACAAGAGTTAACTTCCCAGTTCAGTTTTTTATCTTGTTCTTTTGGTTGTGGGGACAATATTAAAATCTAAATAGATgatcatataaaattttttacaaaatcagtatattaaaattaaataaactacAGTACCAAATGGCACGATTGTAGCGCCAAATCGCGCCGCCATACGCACAAACTCTGGATGATCCGGCCAAATTACCTTGTACTCTTCCCCCTAAACAACAAATGGGAACACAATCAGAGCTGCCCTCAAATTTTGACAAGCATGTTTTGATGTCACAAAAGTACAGAAATATTTAACTACTGTATGAACATCAACTTCATGGATTCTTTGAGAGTATAATTTTGGAAACTTGATGCACCTTATAATGCAGAGCCTCGCGTTGACCACCAGGATATAGAAGAATATGTAAATTGTTCTTAAGTAATTTGAAAAGACCAGAATTAACTCAAGAACAgaacagaaaaacaaatagaagCAGTGAGAAATCAGAGAACAAAAAATCAAGAACCAACCTGAGTCAGAGGCTCCATTCTTGATGATGCAGACAGAGAGTGGCAGAGTGCAGGGAGGAGTGGAGGAAGACGCGGTGGCTGCCAGAAAGTGAGAGGCGCTGGACGACGACGGCTGGACGGGGATCGACGATGGAGGGCGAAGGGGCTCGACGCGATGGCGCAGGGGATGAAGACGCTGCTACCTACTGGCTTAAGGGGTTAGGGTTTGCAGCGACGGAAGGGAGCAGCGGCGGAGGGAGCATCGACGACGGGTTTGCGATGGCAAGTGAGCAGAGGGAGTCACTGCAGAATGAGGGTTAGGGGTGTGCGGGAAGAGGAATTGCTGGCGGAGGCATTGCGAGCGCAGCGACGTTCTGCACGGAGTGTCGTCGTCGCGGTGAGGGCGAGGCACAATGAAGAAGGGTTAGGTTTACGGCGAGGCATAATGGAGTGGCGTTGTCGCGTTGGAGCTTTTGAAGGGTTAGGTCTTTCTTTGAAAGAAGAGCTTCTTAAATTTTGTTTTTTGAGgcaccttttggccacgcttttgaaacgtGCTAAAAGGCTTATAGAAAACAGCTACGCTTTATAAACGCTACAATAATAAAACCctgttgccacgctttaaaagcatgccGGTTTTTCtttacggctacgctttttaagcgtggcaaaaaaaacgtggccaaatctcgcatcaattgccactctcataaaagcgtggccattgacccttTTCGCTATGCTTTTGAAGCGTAGcaaaaaaacgtggccaaatctctattcaatcgccaccctcataaaagcgtggccatagaccacttttggccacgcttttaaagcgtagcaaaaaaaagcgtggccataaaccttttttcttgtagtgatatatgtcaactatgcatattagtaccaaccatttacatAATCCAAACTTAATTCTAGGGACATCCGTCGATTAGATGATGATGTATTACTATAACTGTCACATAACATAATTACATGTCAAGTTAATTCTACATGtcacaaaataattaattaacgtGTCGTCTTGAATTTTTCCAACCAATAATCATAAGAACCCTGCAGAAAATTTGGAAGCTATGAACTTGGAAGGATTTTTAGGTAACCCGTATTATGAGCAATTTAATACAAAACAGTAAACACATACAAACCATTGAATCAAACTCTCCTTCTCAGAATGATAAGCTTTTAAAACAAGagaacacaaaataaataaataataaattactaCATAAAATTGATACATTAACTTGAAAATGGTTCCTCAATTATATACTGTTTTTCAGGGTAATCGAAGTACAAATTATAACCTCAAAACAGAAGTACACGTGATAATCACAGGAATTGAACCAGATAATCATAGGATCATAGTTTTCTAATAATGTTAAAATATTACAGTTGTATAATGAAGTATTTGAATTTATTAGAAATTATTGActcaaaaataatatattatctaTCTTGTCACAAAATAATTtacttgaaagttgaaacaaaAATATAAAGACATGAACAAACTTGCATGAATACTCTTGTATCTAGTTGAAATGTACGGAAAATGTTGCACCATTTATTAAATCAACAATCTCCTACTTCTTCAACGAACAAATTGTATAAGGATGCTTTCCACAGTTACAAGCTGCAACCAAAAAGAGCATAAAAACGATAAATCTCATAACTCTAGTCTTCACAAGCATAACAGTTTTATTCATAGAATATCACTTAATTGAAAAAGAATCGAAATGATTAAGAGGAACAAATACCCAATCATAATAAGTTATTGCTTACCTTAAACATAAATAAATGAAAGGAATGTAACGAATCTTTGCTTGATAAATCTACTGAATTAAGAGCATGGTTCCACACGTAGAAAACCATGAAGGCATGTGCCACAacctaacaaattaaaaattacagAAGAATCGAAATAATAAGAAGCGAAGGAACAAATACCCAAGCATAATAAGTTATTGGTTACCTTAAACATAAACAAATGAAATGAATGTAACGAATCTTTGCTTGATAAGTCTACCAAATGAACAGCACGGTTTCACACGTAGAAAACCATGAAGATATGTTCCACAacctaacaaattaaaaattacagcaaattcaattaaaatattgataaaatggTCTATAACTTcactttaattttattcttaaaggACATAGATATAGTTTAAAGAATATTTTTGAATAAATGAATTAGAGTAAAAATGCCTTATAACTTTCTACAAAACATGCATTGATTATCAATGATTTTACATAAAATTATTTCTCTCAAAAATTTAAGTTAATAAAAGCAAttaaaattgttatatttttaacACGTTTTTTAagtaagaattttttttatttattttaatttttgcataagtatttttctttttttatttattttatactaattttttttaacaagaataaaattctagACCTTTGAAATCGATATCATTATATGATCTTTTCAAAGATTATGATAATAAAAGACTATAATCTATATATGCAAGTATCACACTACCGTAGCAATTTTGCTCCATAGAACACGAGATAATGCCCCCATTGTAATAGCAATTCCATAAGTCATTTGAACAAGTGATATACATAACCAAAAtacctaaaaaaatataaataaagaaaaaatgtgAGTATATAACATCAAAAGCTTCATTTTTAATTGGATAatataagaaattaaagaaaaacaaattacCGGCTTAACACCCAAGCGTATTGGCAGAGTTTTCAAACCTGCTGCTTTGTCTCCTTCAACATCCCCTAAATCCTATTTATCAGCAAATAATATTAGATCTAGTTGTGATTAAACACatccaatattaaaaaaatgGTATTAAAAATTAGGTGAGTTCTATCCAATTTCCTCTAAAATAATATGTAAGTTATTTTTCATGATGTGTTACATTTTAATTGGTCATTATCTTAACTATAGTtagattattttgtaatttattatttgagatgataatggtataatttcttaaaatatcaaaatcCCACTCCCATTAAATGAAGCACATTTGTACTCCTCCATTCTTTATCACATAGCTTCGGTCCTTTCAAGTATCGCCTCGCCGACATTGTCATTTACTGCCCTCCCACGCAATCTCTCTCTTCAGTGCATCCTTAACGACTTCGTTGAATTTCCATCGTCCGTAACTTTGATGTCCTTCCAGTATAGCCAGCGCGACGTCATCACTATCTCCTGTCCTCTCGCTTGATCCATCTTTCTGTCGTGGATCACTCCTTACCAACATAATTAATGGTtagtttggttattaaatttttgatTTAATTATTCTGCAAGTCCCTgtagtttcaccgaattttcaattaagtccctatactttttttcttttcaattagatctctatacgttaattttttttcaattaagttcctACCGTGAGAATATCGTTTAAGATAATAGAATATTCTGTTTAAAAAACGAATATTTTCCTGTTTGGATTAGCTATGCTAATTGGACAAATCTCTATTTTTTCAAAATACCCAAAAAATCCTTGATATTTTGTCCCAAAAAAAAACCCTAGCCAGCCCCTAATTTACTCTCTGAAAATTGTGTGCAATGCATTTCTCCTCCGTCGGTCCGTCATCATCATCCATAGATGTCGTATTCATCCATAGCTGTCAGTCCGTCGTCTTCATCCATAGCCTCTGTCGGTCTGTCGGTCTCTGAAGATCTGCACTGGTTGATCCGTCGAAGTCCTGTCCGCCACTCGGCGTGCCTCGCCTCACCTCGCCGCCGAAAAAAGTGAGACCAGAATTTGCAACCGTCGGATCTAGAAACTAGAAAGGGCACAGTTTTGGTCTAAACTCAACTGAGTTGTGTGATGGTGATGGGACCCACACCCTCTCATGCCCTATGGACCCTACGAACACGATTTTCATTTTCCAGTGATATCATAAAATGAAGAAGCCGCACACCCACACCCCCAACACACACAAGAGAGAAGAATgaattgaaaatagaagaaaagagtcttcttcttcttctttgtaaaacccggttagttaatgactaattaacccataaagtagaatttattctagaaagccaaaaatgtaatTTTATGGCTTAttatgatagaggagattaaaacgagaattttgataccaattttaaagaaattggcccaagattggactAAACGGGCCAAGCcggaccaaccggacccatattgggcccttggcccaaccaaacaaaacctaaaaccctaaaaacagcactctctctcctctctaaaCCTAAGAACACGCtgaaaatgaaaaaagaagggggaagaacactcttccaAAGTTCTACCCTtgcttgatcttcaaaccaccataacttttgatccggagctccgattgccgcaccatttgtggccacgcgttcactgtgacgagatctacaaaattcactaCTTTGtccttgaggtaagccacgattTTAGTTTAGTTCCTCAGCCCTTAATTCGAATTTTTGGagaaaaagtgttgagattttgggctctttgatgttatacgatccaactagcttgaaggagaggcttaatcttgtctccttgatctttgggtgtggtaagattctcaactctagtaaaattttttggtttatgatgtttgggtattgagttgttgtttggatgtgataattatggcttaggtagtgtgtatgtgaatattgaagcttgattgagGTCTTGGAGAGCTTGGAATAAACTTTTGGGTGCTAAAAATATGTTCTTCGAGGTGTTGAAGccttgagagcttgtgaaaaagtgatttggagggTTCCGGGTTAAGCGAAAaagcggctaaggtatggtctcagttttctgtatctaaaatataatgtggtgtgaaaacttaggctagaggctctaagataggatttgaatggttgatgttgttgaatggttgagataaatTGTGTGGTTATGTATGTGATTAATGAATATTGATGTTTTGATGGGGTAATGCTtgagagatatgcatgttttgataTACGCTTAATgattgattgaggttgaattgtgggtgaagccatgttgatggtgaggatgatattgattgtgtgtattgatggttgattgaaaatGGTATTGTTGGAAATTGGGATCAGAAAATATGTATAATATAATATTGTGTTTGAAGTTGAGTTACTTGGTTGGGATTGGTTAAAATGATGGATTGGTGGgttataattttgataaaaatgttaacatatgagttgaggaggcttgagttTGATTTTTGGAatgttttggttggttttgaaaagggttgaaattggtttGTTTCGAAAATggaactttgtggttttgtatgaaaatgtggtttttgggCTTATTTTGACGGAGCATATCTTGGTCTCCGAATCTCCGATTTGTGTCAAAcgtgtttagaaatgaaattagaTCCGAGATGTTTataccgttcgaagaacggatggaAAATAACTTGAAACGAGAAAGATAtgcccgtcggaagattggggtttgaaacagggattctgcagctttttaacttagtaaaatttttggctgATCGtacccccacgcgtacgcgtggccgacgcgcacgcatcgctatCGAATTTTCACTACTCCACGCGTGcgcctggccgacgcgtacg
The DNA window shown above is from Arachis ipaensis cultivar K30076 chromosome B08, Araip1.1, whole genome shotgun sequence and carries:
- the LOC107613084 gene encoding DExH-box ATP-dependent RNA helicase DExH17-like isoform X2; this encodes MTRREMVHLYENLLNGCEVVESQLLPCVTEHLLVEIVQLTVTDITKAIKWLQCSYLYVRMKKNPENYSIKKGISGDRLVKHVQDICVKKVNELSQHQMVEIDEDGFLLSPLDPGRLMTKYYLRFDTMKQIMRTPENCCLEDALHVICSAEEIACADILINYFSV
- the LOC107613084 gene encoding DExH-box ATP-dependent RNA helicase DExH17-like isoform X1, which codes for MTRREMVNRATFTCIFYCPPSLNPLSDHFYVLLSYIMLFFTFTLPKFNLLFLFQVHLYENLLNGCEVVESQLLPCVTEHLLVEIVQLTVTDITKAIKWLQCSYLYVRMKKNPENYSIKKGISGDRLVKHVQDICVKKVNELSQHQMVEIDEDGFLLSPLDPGRLMTKYYLRFDTMKQIMRTPENCCLEDALHVICSAEEIACADILINYFSV